CTCCCGTCGCTCGGTAGAAATCCTTTCTAGCTGCTCACACAACATTTTGTAGCGAGACTTCACCAGTGACAGCTGCTGTATGACAACCAGAGGATTCTCCTGTTGCCAAAGCAAGGAAGATGCACacagttggaggagaagcagaaacggggggggggggagagaaaggaccCTCAAAACACAGCACAAATGGGAAGCCTACCCAATCAGATTCAGCTAACTGGAGGGTTAAAAGTCACAgccacaccatacacttaaagaatcatgggaaccatAGTTTCTACCCACAGAGCTACCATTCAAAGCACCCTTAAACAAAAGTctctgggattctttggggaaagccatgtgctggaagcatatggtgtggatgtgaccagagAACTTGCACAGTGCAGCACAGACATGGTGATGTTTTTCAGGCAATTTACCTTGGCAAGTATGCGAGTCAGTATACCAATGGTTgctaaaattaaattaattagaGCGCCAGATTCAAACATCTGTGATTTCCCAACCACCACCCATAAATTTCAGCAAATTAAAGCATGTACATCCCTATGAGCATCACTGCATAATATTTAAGCCATGTTTAATTCCACTGTCCACCACCACAAATTCAAATGCTTGTGGTGGTTCGGGACAAAAAATTAACACgggatacttttttaaaaagctgtgtttACTGAATTAGATTACTCTCTGGGGCAGTGgcaaccaacatggtgcccccagGGATGTTGTGGGACCGCAtcacccatcattcctggccattagcCAAGATGGCTGTGGGTTGATGGGAATTTCAGTCCAAtggcatctggagagcaccaagtcAATTAAACGTGCTCTAGGACACCGGAAAATTTTCTGATGCAAATTTCCCTATGTAAATCTGGCTAATTTGCATATAGAAAATGAATTcaagattttttcagaaaactcACACCACTACTTTCAGCACAATCCTAGATagggctactcagaagtaaccccacgtggttcagtggggcttactcccaggtaagtggacataggagtgcagccttaagcaaagttattattattatttttcatttcatttctatagctTTATAAGGGGGGGgcaactcaaagtggtttacaacctacattaaaagaTTCAGTACCTCTTTAGACAGTCCGTCAGCATGCCCTTTCACCATTTCAAACTCCAACATTGCCTGAATGTAATCCAGGTCGGATTCGGCCTTCTGGAACTAAAACACCCAAATGGTCAATCACAATTCTGTTATATAAATTGGAAACAAAACACCCCTACTGTTGCAGTACACACATTAGTGCAGGAGATGTGAAGAGAAGATAGAGAAAGGtgcactagggctgggtgatgtcAGCTTTTCAACTTCACAATGTATCACTAGCCACAAATTGCGATCTGACGATACATCCTGATGTTGAAACCTGGCCGAGGGATGCCCTCTGCTCCCAGcgctcagcagcagcagtatcaGGCAGCCTTGGCACCGCTCACCATTCCACAATGTGTGGGGTGCAATCCATGCTTTGTGGAGCAGGGCTGTCTGATGTTGTCAAGCACTGGGTCTGGCAGGAGCATCAGGCAGCATCTGCAGCCAGGCAGAGCCTCGTGCATTTGTCTGCCTTTCCCTTCGccccagcaggcaggcaggctgccccttcctcccaacgccacccccaccccctgcaccaaGGCGGTGGTGGATGGAGCAATTGCACAAAACATTTCACCAGTCAAACAAGCACACTGCCAATAGCGCTACACTGGATACAACACATAGGCTCCGATAGTTCCTGTTTTGTGTTTTCAAAACTTTGACAGCAGAGGCACATTTCCCCGCACCCTGAATTGAAATTGGAGGTTGAGTTCGCTCTTTTCTCTGAAAAAGGTTTACTTTAATTGTGTTCAAGAACTGGTCCACCGCCCAGGAAAGAGTCTCTGCCCTTGGGTTTCTTCACAAGTCACATTCTGGACTTCCTACATTGCaaagagtcaccttcaaaggcaggtAGTTCTCCTTCATCCAACCATTTC
This genomic window from Podarcis raffonei isolate rPodRaf1 chromosome 15, rPodRaf1.pri, whole genome shotgun sequence contains:
- the SKA2 gene encoding spindle and kinetochore-associated protein 2 isoform X2 — protein: MKENYLPLKFQKAESDLDYIQAMLEFEMVKGHADGLSKEENPLVVIQQLSLVKSRYKMLCEQLERISTERRESMRSIRATLAKTMKLVQEIQQHTGMEISPLSEEEELAMQHLMYQTLQVTDAPEKQNCPKEHETH